The genomic window TCCCGAAATCAGGCGAAAAAGTTTTGCAAAGAGATTTTCCATGATTGACATGCCTGACCTTGTTGAACTTCCGAAGACATCGTACAGTGCATTTCTTCAGAAGGATATCTCACCGGAAAAACGAAAAAATATAGGTCTTGAAAGTGTTTTCAGATCTGTTTTCCCGATAAAGGATTTCAACGAGTATGCATCTCTCGAATATGTTGAATATAAGCTGGGCGAGCCCAAATATGATATTGATGAATGTGTGCAGAAGGGGCTTACATATGCCGCTCCCGTAAACCTCAAAGTAAGACTCGTTGTATATGACAGGGATGAGGAAACTCAGACGCAGAGTATCCGCGATATAAAAGAACAGGAAGTGTATTTCGGTGAAATCCCTTTAATGACCCCTGCGGCAACATTTATAATAAACGGCACTGAGAGGGTTATTGTCAGCCAGTTGCATCGTTCTCCCGGGATATTCTTTGATAAATCAACAGCACGTGCCGCAACAGGCGGAAAGATCCTTTATTCAGCAAGGATTATCCCTGCCAGGGGATCATGGATAGATCTGGATTTTGATGCGAAAGGAATACTCTATCTGAGAATTGACCGAAGGAGAAAGATGACTTCAACAACGCTTTTAAAAGCGTTGGGTTATACGAATCAGGACATTCTGGGAATGTATTACCTCAAGGAAAGGTATTCAATCGGTGATGATAATGTCCTTAAACATATTGATCTGCAAAGCCTTGTTGGCCTTAAAGCAGAACATGATATAAAGGTTAAAGGTTCAGGAGAACCTGCAATCAAAGCAGGAAAAAAGATTACTGCTGCTACAGTCAAGAAGTATTCGGGCAAGGTTCTCGAGCCTATGGTATGCAGTGAAAAAGATATCCTGGGCAAGGTAATTGCCGAGGATATAGTTAATTTGACGACTGGTGAAATAATTGTCGAGGCAAACGAAATACTTTCTGCTGATTTGCTTGCGAAATTGAATGAGGAAGGCATTAAGGAAATAAAAACGATTTATATTGATGAAATAAATTACAGCTCGTCACTTTCAAAGACCCTGGCCCTTGATAAACTGGATACAGCTGAAGAAGCAATCATTGAAATATACAGGCGCCTTAGACCCTCAAACCCGCCGACGCTTGAGATCGCGACCACATTCTTTGAGAATCTTTTCTTCAATTCATCCTATTATGATCTCTCAAGGGTCGGAAGGCTTAAAATCAACAGAAAGCTTCACATAAACGACGAAGATGCCCCTCTTGATCTTACAATTCTCAGAAAGGAAGATATTCTGCTTACAATCAAGTATCTGATGGAATTGAAAGATGGCGTGCAGGGCAGAGCTGTTGATGATATTGACCACATGTCGAACAGGAGAGTCCGTTCAATCGGGGAACTTCTTGAAAATCAGTATCGAATCGGGCTTGTAAGGATGGAAAGGGCAATAAAGGAAAGGATGAGCCTTCAGGATGTAGAAACAATAATGCCGAACAGCCTTATCAATCCGAAGCCCGTAAGCGCTGTAATCAGGGAATTTTTTGGCTCTGGTCAATTATCGCAGTTCATGGACCAGACGAATCCTCTCTCAGCAATAACCCACAAAAGAAGACTTTCCGCACTGGGCCCCGGTGGATTGACCAGGGAACGCGCCGTGTTTGAAGTGCGTGATGTTCACCCGTCGCATTACGGCCGTATATGTCCGATAGAAACTCCGGAAGGGCCAAACATCGGCCTTATCGTATCACTCTCTACATATGCAAGGGTTAACGAATTCGGGTTTATCGAGACGCCATACTACATTGTTAAAGACGGAATAGTTACAAAAGAAATGCATTATATGAGTGCAATGGAGGAAGACGAGCAGGTCGTTGTTCAGGCAACCGAACCTATTGATAAAAAGGGCAAGATAATTGCCGATATGGTAAGAGTCCGGCTGAAAAACGGCGAATACGGTATTGTTCCAAGAGAGCAGGTGACACTGATGGATGTTGCCACAAACCAGCTGTTCAGCGTCTCGGCCAACCTCATTCCTTTCCTTGAGCATGATGACGCTAACCGGGCTCTCATGGGATCAAACATGCAGCGCCAGTCAGTGCCTCTTCTTTTTCCCAAACCTCCGATGATAGGAACAGGCATGGAACACCTTATTGCAAGAGATTCGGGTGTCTGCGTAGTCGCAAAAAGAGACGGAATTGTCAGGGATGTAGACAGCCAGCGAATAGTTATTATGGCTGATAAGATATCTGAGAAGCAGGACGACTCAGGGATAGATATTTATAAGCTGACAAAATTTAAAAGGGCCAATCAGAATACATCCTTTAATCAGAGTCCCATTGTCAAGAAAGGACAGCACATTAAAAAAGGCGAAATCATTGCAGACGGGCCTGCAACAAATATGGGAGAGCTTGCCCTTGGCAGAAACCTGGTGGTCGCATTCATGCCCTGGGGCGGATATAACTATGAAGATGCCATTCTCATAAGCGAGCGCGTTGTAAAGGAAGACTTCTATACTTCAGTTCATATTGAGGAATTTGAAGTAATGGCAAGGGATGTAAAACTGGGAACCGAAGAAATAACCCGCGATATACCGAATGCCGGTGAAGAGGCATTGAAAAATCTTGATGATTCAGGAATCGTCTGCGTCGGAGCTGAGGTTAAACCCGGAGATATTCTGGTAGGTAAAGTCACTCCAAAGGGCGAGACACAGCTTACTCCCGAAGAAAAATTGCTGCGGGCAATATTCGGTGAAAAGGCCAGCGAAGTAAAAGATTCATCCTTAAGGGTGCCTCCCGGAATCGAAGGTACGGTCATAGACGCCAGGGTGTTTAACAGGCGTGGCCAGGACCGCGATGAAAGAACGATCCAGATAGAGCAGAAAGAAATCAAGGCTCTCAATAAAGACCGTGAAGATGAAGTCAAGATAGTGACATCCGCTGCCCGTGCGAGAATCGAAACTCTTCTTATAGGCAGGGATCTGGCATCACCTCTTTATTCGCATCTCGGAGACAAGATAATCGCCAAGAGCAAGGAAAAAATTACAATGGAGATGCTTGCAGGTCTCTCTATTGATGATTTTAAAGATATCAGGATCAAGGACGGTGAAGAAGCGGAGCATGAAATTGAACGCATTATAACTCGTCTAGACCATCAGAAAAGCCTTATCGAGAAGGTGTATGATTCCAAAATCGAAAAACTGACAGCGGGAGATGATCTGCCACCCGGAGTCAACAAGATGGTTAAAGTGTTCATAGCCATAAAGCGCAAGCTGTCCGTTGGTGACAAGATGGCAGGGCGCCACGGAAATAAAGGTGTTATTTCAAGGATCCTGCCGGAAGAAGATATGCCGTTCTTCGAAGATGGCAGACCGGTGGATATTGTACTCAATCCGCTGGGTGTTCCTTCCCGAATGAATGTCGGCCAGATACTGGAGACACATATTGGATGGGCGGTCAGAGGAATGGGAGAGGCTCTGAATGATTTCATGAGGAGCGAATATGATGAGGAATCCCTGAGGGAGTACCTTAAAAAGGTTTATCAGTCGAGCAAGGTGGATACAATCCTGAAGAAAGCAACAATGGAAGAACTCATACAGATTGCCCGCTCGATATGTGATGAAGGCCTGCATGTGGCTGTGCCGGTGTTCGATTCCGCAAGCGAGGAGGAAATTACGAAGATGATGGAGTCTGCGGGAATTGAAGATAAAGGCAGGGTCACGCTGTATGACGGCAGGACAGGGGATCCTTTTGACGGCAAGGTAACGGTAGGCGTCATGTATATGCTCAAGCTTCACCACCTTGTCGATGATAAGATACATGCCCGTTCGATCGGTCCTTATTCTCTCGTTACCCAGCAGCCCCTTGGAGGCAAGGCGCAGTTCGGCGGACAGAGACTAGGTGAAATGGAAGTCTGGGCCATCGAGGCTTACGGTGCAGCTTATACATTGCAGGAGTTCCTGACGGTCAAGAGTGATGATGTGGCCGGTAGGACCAGGACATATGAATCAATTGTCAAGGGAGAGCATGCGCTTGAACCGGGTATTCCGGAGTCATTCAACGTGCTCATGAGAGAATTAAAGAGCCTGAGCCTCGATATCGGACTTATCGAAGGCAAAGGCTACTAAATAAGGGAGGGTAACTTGGAAGACCTGTACAGTTATTTTGAAAAACCAAAAGATCCTTCCAATTACATGGCAGTCAGGATCGGCTTGGCCTCACCTGAAAAAATCAGGGCTTGGTCATACGGGGAAGTTAAAAAGCCTGAGACCATAAACTACAGGACATTCAAACCTGAGAGAGACGGTCTGTTCTGCGCCAAGATTTTTGGACCCATAAAAAGCTATGAATGTACATGCGGGAAGTACAAACGCATGAAGCACCGTGGTGTAGTCTGTGAAAAATGCGGTGTGGAAGTCATTGATTCAAGGGTAAGGCGTGAAAGGCTCGGCCATATAGAACTTGCAACTCCCGTTGCGCACATATGGTTCCTGAAAAGCCTTCCCAGCAGGATCGGCGGATTTCTCGAGCTTTCTCTTAAGGAACTTGAGAGGGTGCTCTATTTCGAAAGTTATATCGTAACTGATCCCAAAGACGCACCGCTCAGAAAAGGAGAACTTCTTACCGAAGACAAATTCAGGGCTGAGGTTGAAAAGCATGGTCTTGGCAGTTTTGTTGCGAAGATGGGTGCTGAAGCCATAGATGAACTGATTTCGGACCTGGATATCATATCTCTTTCCATTGATCTGAAAGACAAAATAGCTACCACCAAGAGCGAGGCGAAGAAAAAGAAGCTTACGCAACGATTGAGAATGGTAAATGTAATGGTAGGCATTGAACCTGTCGACCTGATAAAATTTGTAGAAGAGCGCTTTCAACTCGAGAAAGATGAACAGTTCAGAAGGGCTTTGGGCGAAATTCTCACTGAATGCCGCAAGATAATAAAGATGTGGGAAGAGGCCCTGAC from Desulfomonilia bacterium includes these protein-coding regions:
- the rpoB gene encoding DNA-directed RNA polymerase subunit beta, whose translation is MKEILSYPEIRRKSFAKRFSMIDMPDLVELPKTSYSAFLQKDISPEKRKNIGLESVFRSVFPIKDFNEYASLEYVEYKLGEPKYDIDECVQKGLTYAAPVNLKVRLVVYDRDEETQTQSIRDIKEQEVYFGEIPLMTPAATFIINGTERVIVSQLHRSPGIFFDKSTARAATGGKILYSARIIPARGSWIDLDFDAKGILYLRIDRRRKMTSTTLLKALGYTNQDILGMYYLKERYSIGDDNVLKHIDLQSLVGLKAEHDIKVKGSGEPAIKAGKKITAATVKKYSGKVLEPMVCSEKDILGKVIAEDIVNLTTGEIIVEANEILSADLLAKLNEEGIKEIKTIYIDEINYSSSLSKTLALDKLDTAEEAIIEIYRRLRPSNPPTLEIATTFFENLFFNSSYYDLSRVGRLKINRKLHINDEDAPLDLTILRKEDILLTIKYLMELKDGVQGRAVDDIDHMSNRRVRSIGELLENQYRIGLVRMERAIKERMSLQDVETIMPNSLINPKPVSAVIREFFGSGQLSQFMDQTNPLSAITHKRRLSALGPGGLTRERAVFEVRDVHPSHYGRICPIETPEGPNIGLIVSLSTYARVNEFGFIETPYYIVKDGIVTKEMHYMSAMEEDEQVVVQATEPIDKKGKIIADMVRVRLKNGEYGIVPREQVTLMDVATNQLFSVSANLIPFLEHDDANRALMGSNMQRQSVPLLFPKPPMIGTGMEHLIARDSGVCVVAKRDGIVRDVDSQRIVIMADKISEKQDDSGIDIYKLTKFKRANQNTSFNQSPIVKKGQHIKKGEIIADGPATNMGELALGRNLVVAFMPWGGYNYEDAILISERVVKEDFYTSVHIEEFEVMARDVKLGTEEITRDIPNAGEEALKNLDDSGIVCVGAEVKPGDILVGKVTPKGETQLTPEEKLLRAIFGEKASEVKDSSLRVPPGIEGTVIDARVFNRRGQDRDERTIQIEQKEIKALNKDREDEVKIVTSAARARIETLLIGRDLASPLYSHLGDKIIAKSKEKITMEMLAGLSIDDFKDIRIKDGEEAEHEIERIITRLDHQKSLIEKVYDSKIEKLTAGDDLPPGVNKMVKVFIAIKRKLSVGDKMAGRHGNKGVISRILPEEDMPFFEDGRPVDIVLNPLGVPSRMNVGQILETHIGWAVRGMGEALNDFMRSEYDEESLREYLKKVYQSSKVDTILKKATMEELIQIARSICDEGLHVAVPVFDSASEEEITKMMESAGIEDKGRVTLYDGRTGDPFDGKVTVGVMYMLKLHHLVDDKIHARSIGPYSLVTQQPLGGKAQFGGQRLGEMEVWAIEAYGAAYTLQEFLTVKSDDVAGRTRTYESIVKGEHALEPGIPESFNVLMRELKSLSLDIGLIEGKGY